The genomic DNA ACCGTGGAGGCGCTGCGCGCGCTGGACCCGGACATCGAGGTGATTGTCGCCACGGGCTACGCGAGCGTGGAGACGGCCGTGGCCTGCATGAAGCACGGCGCCTACGACTACATTCAGAAGCCCTACGACGTCGCCGAGCTGAAGCTGCTGCTGGAGCGCGCCCGGCAGAAGAGCCACCTGCAGAGCGTGGTGGCGCTCTACGAGGCGAGCCGCGCGCTGATGACGACGCTCAAGCACGCGGACCTGGTCCAGCTCGTGGTGACGCTGGCCCAGCGCGTGCTCCGCGCGGACGACATCGGGCTCTTGCTCTGGCGCAGCGAGGACCGGGACTTCAGCATCCACCGGCTGGTCCACGACGTGCTCCCCTCGGAGCCCCTGCTCCTGGCGCTGGCCGAGCGCGTGGCCCGGGTGGGGGGCCCCCTGCGGCTGTCGGCGCTCGACATCCAGCCCCACGCCTCGCCGGCCGAGGCCCACATCTACTCCTCCGCGCTGGCCTACCCGCTGGTGGCGCGCGACCAGGTGCTGGGCGCCCTGGTGGCGCTGCGCCGGGGAAACTCGCTGGAGTTCGCCTCCTCGGAGCTCCAGAAGGGCACGGTGTTCGCCAGCCAGCTCGCCATCTCCCTGGACAACGCGCGGCTCTACGACGCGCTGGCCCAGAAGGTGTCCGAGCTCGTCCGGACGCGCGAGCAGCTCGTCCACGCGGAGAAGGTGGGGCTCGCCGGCCAGCTCGCGGGCGCCGTGGCCCACGAGGTCAACAACCCCCTGTCCTTCGTCCTGGCGAACCTCAGCGCCATGAACGGCTACGCCGCCATGGTGCGCGAGATGTGGCTGGCCGCGAAGGAGGCGGCGCAGTACCTCCACGGCCTGGATCTGCCGGAGTCCCGGGGGCACGCGCAGATTCTGCGCGCGCCCGCGGGCAGCGAGGAGCAGACCGAGAGCCTGGTGCGGGAGATCGACGAGGTCATCACCGACACGCTCGATGGCGTCAAGCGCATCGCCGAGCTCGTCTCCGGCTTCGCGCGGCTCGCCGAGCCGCAGACGGCCGCGGACCCCGAGCCGGTGGACGTCAACGCCGTCATCCGCGAGTGCCTCGACACGCTGTCCGAGGGGGGCAACACCGGGGCCCTGGAGATTCAGTTCCACCCGCGGCTGTGCCTGGCGCTCATCACCCGGGAGGACCTGCGCTTCGCGCTGATGCACATGCTGACGTTCCTGCGCGCGCCCACGGGCGGGCCCGCCTCCGAGGCGCGCACGCTCGTCATCCAGACGGGAACCTCGGAGGGCAGGCCCTGGCTGTCCATCCTCAACCGGGACCTGGTGCTCACCGAGGAGGAGCAGCGCCGCATCTTCGATCCGCGCGTGGAGCTGGACAGCGGGGGCCGGACGATGCGCCTCAACATCTCGCTGGCGCTGACGTACCAGATGCTGCGCCGCAACGACGCCGAGGTCTCCACGCAGTTCGAGCCCGGGCGCGGCATCCTGTTCCGCGTCCAGCTCAAGCCGCCCCTGCGGTGGGTGTAGCGCGAGCCCTTCAGCCCTCGCGCACGCGCTCGGGGGCCACGGGGGGCGGGGGCAGCACGGTGCCGCCGTACTGGCTGGCCTCCAGCGTGCCGCAGGCCGCGCCGATGTCCTTGCCGCCCGAGTAGCGCCGGGCGATGGGCGCCTTGAGGATCTGCAGGTGGTCCCGGAAGGCCTTCAGCTCCTCGGGCCCCGGGGGCAGGTACTTGCCCGTCGGGTCCGTCACGTCGATGAGGTCCACCTTGATGGGGATGCCCTCGAAGGTGTCCTTCAGCGCCTGGGCATCCTCCATCCCCAGGTTGAAGCCGGAGATGGCCACGTAGGCAATCATGGCCCGCTCGCGGCGCACCTGCGTGTACTCGCGGATGGCCTCCACCAGCTCCGGCAGTGGGTGCCCCTTCTCGATGGGCAGCACCTTCAGCCGCTTCTCCGGGATGGCGCTCGTCACCGAGAAGGCCAGCCGGTACGGGTGCCCCTCGCTCGTGTACCGGCGGATGGCCGGCACCATGCCCGCCGTGGAGAAGGTGATGGACGTGCCGGAGATGGCGAAGCCCGCGGGGTTGGAGAGGATCTGCGCCGCGCGGATGGTCTCCGTGTAGTTCAGGAGCGGCTCGCCCATGCCCATGAACACCACGCCGCGCACGGGGCGGTCCGCCTCCTCGCGCACCTGGAGCACCTGGTCGAGGATCTCCCACGTCTTCAGGTTGCGCTGGAAGCCGAGCTTGCCCGTCATGCAGAAGTCGCACGCCAGCGCGCAGCCCACCTGGCTGGACACGCAGACGATGTACTTCTCATCGAAGATGGGGATGCGCACCGCCTCCACGCGCCCGCCCAGGGGCGAGCCGAAGAGGTACTTCACGAAGCCGTCCTCGGCCTGGCGCCGCTCCACCACTTCCAGCCGGGGCATCTGCGCGTGGGCACGCAGGTGGTCCGCCACCCGGCGGGGCACCTGCGGGGCCGAGCACACGTCCTCCACCGTCCGGGCCCCATGGGCGAAGACGGCCGCGAACACCTTGCGCACCGCCGTGGGGGTGGGCGACAGGGGGGCCAGGGCCTCGCCGAGCTCCGGCAGTGACAGTTGCTTCAGGTTCACGAGGCGGACTTGATTTTGGAGCGGAGGTACTCGGTCAGCTTCTCGGAGACTTCCTGGGGCATGCGCGCGGCCAGCGCCCGCTTGCACAGCCCCGGTGTGGCCCGGTAGGTGCGCAGGAAGTCCACGCACGGGGAACACCCTTGCAGGTGCTCACGTAAGTGCTGGGTCTCCTCCTGCGACAGCTCGCCGTCGAGGAAGTTCATCAGGAGGTTGATGGAATCTTTACAGGTATACATCCAGAGCCTCGACCGCAGCCTTCCTCGAATCCGTGCTCCCTTCGAAGATGCTGAGGACGCCGGAGGGTTTCACACTGCACGATTGTCCCGGTTATAGAACTGGTCAATCGCCTCCCGCAGCGCGAGCCGGGCACGATGCAACCGGCTCTTGATGGCGGGGACCGAATCCCCCGTCACCTCCGCGATCTGTTCGTAACTGAGCCCCTCGACGTCTTTCAAGAGAAAGACTTCGCGGTAGCCCTCGGGCAGCCGGTCGGTCGCCTGCTGGATGGCCAGCCCGGTCTCCGCGTCCAGGGCCTTCTCCTCGGCGTCCCGGCTCCAGTCCTGCTCGGGGTAGGCGGCCAGGGAGCCCCGCTCGGTGAACTCCGGGCCCTTGAGCTCCTCCTCGGCCGCCTGCACCACCCGGCGGTGGCGCAGCCGCATGAGGGCGTGGTTCGCCGCGATGCGGTAGACCCAGGAGCTGAACGCCGCGTCGCCGCGGAAGTCCTTGAGGTGTTGGTAGGCGGACAGGAAGGTGTCCTGGGAGATTTCCGCGGCATCCGCCTCGGAACGCGTCATTCTGAGCGCCAGCCCGAAGACCTTGTCCCGATGGGACTCCACCAGCGCCTCGAACGCGGCCATCTCTCCGGCCTGCGCGCGCGACAGCAACTGGCGGTCTTCTGGGGGTGGGACGACCTCGTCGGGC from Stigmatella aurantiaca includes the following:
- a CDS encoding radical SAM protein produces the protein MNLKQLSLPELGEALAPLSPTPTAVRKVFAAVFAHGARTVEDVCSAPQVPRRVADHLRAHAQMPRLEVVERRQAEDGFVKYLFGSPLGGRVEAVRIPIFDEKYIVCVSSQVGCALACDFCMTGKLGFQRNLKTWEILDQVLQVREEADRPVRGVVFMGMGEPLLNYTETIRAAQILSNPAGFAISGTSITFSTAGMVPAIRRYTSEGHPYRLAFSVTSAIPEKRLKVLPIEKGHPLPELVEAIREYTQVRRERAMIAYVAISGFNLGMEDAQALKDTFEGIPIKVDLIDVTDPTGKYLPPGPEELKAFRDHLQILKAPIARRYSGGKDIGAACGTLEASQYGGTVLPPPPVAPERVREG
- a CDS encoding anti-sigma factor family protein, with the protein product MYTCKDSINLLMNFLDGELSQEETQHLREHLQGCSPCVDFLRTYRATPGLCKRALAARMPQEVSEKLTEYLRSKIKSAS
- a CDS encoding RNA polymerase sigma factor → MPDEVVPPPEDRQLLSRAQAGEMAAFEALVESHRDKVFGLALRMTRSEADAAEISQDTFLSAYQHLKDFRGDAAFSSWVYRIAANHALMRLRHRRVVQAAEEELKGPEFTERGSLAAYPEQDWSRDAEEKALDAETGLAIQQATDRLPEGYREVFLLKDVEGLSYEQIAEVTGDSVPAIKSRLHRARLALREAIDQFYNRDNRAV
- a CDS encoding response regulator; amino-acid sequence: MRTRASVLVIDDEPGIRDMLSYELSQEGFDVETAENGMAAVETLRRRKFDLAITDLKMPGMDGVETVEALRALDPDIEVIVATGYASVETAVACMKHGAYDYIQKPYDVAELKLLLERARQKSHLQSVVALYEASRALMTTLKHADLVQLVVTLAQRVLRADDIGLLLWRSEDRDFSIHRLVHDVLPSEPLLLALAERVARVGGPLRLSALDIQPHASPAEAHIYSSALAYPLVARDQVLGALVALRRGNSLEFASSELQKGTVFASQLAISLDNARLYDALAQKVSELVRTREQLVHAEKVGLAGQLAGAVAHEVNNPLSFVLANLSAMNGYAAMVREMWLAAKEAAQYLHGLDLPESRGHAQILRAPAGSEEQTESLVREIDEVITDTLDGVKRIAELVSGFARLAEPQTAADPEPVDVNAVIRECLDTLSEGGNTGALEIQFHPRLCLALITREDLRFALMHMLTFLRAPTGGPASEARTLVIQTGTSEGRPWLSILNRDLVLTEEEQRRIFDPRVELDSGGRTMRLNISLALTYQMLRRNDAEVSTQFEPGRGILFRVQLKPPLRWV